From the Leptospira sp. WS60.C2 genome, one window contains:
- the lpdA gene encoding dihydrolipoyl dehydrogenase, which yields MSNSNHFQVIVIGGGPGGYVAAIRAAQLGLQTCLVERDKLGGVCLNWGCIPTKALLESAHVLEHLKEASKFGISADNIKVDFEAVIKRSRSVADQMAKGVEFLMKKNKVTVVNEDASFANAKSITVKSTTGETSSLTADYFILAVGAKNKALPFLPFDGKRVLSAREAMVEPKIIPNLAIIGAGAIGVEFADFYASMGSKVTIIEYQDHLLPNEDKEISGVLERSFKKRGIEQYLSYGVETANVSENGVELTLLDRNSAKKEKLNFDKVIVGVGISPNTSGIGLEEIGIKLKNGFVEFVGNYRSTVDHIYAIGDCIPTPSLAHVASAEGIRAAEDISIRMGNPHHIQIQRLNYAYIPGCTYCHPEVASVGLSEDKAKAMGHEIKVGKFPFTASGRAQAQGDTTGMVKIVSDAKHGEILGAHIIGPGATELIAELTLGANMEITVRELANTIHAHPTLSEGIMEGAAAVFGEAVNI from the coding sequence ATGTCCAATTCAAACCATTTCCAAGTGATCGTCATTGGAGGAGGGCCTGGTGGTTATGTCGCCGCCATTCGTGCCGCTCAACTCGGTTTACAAACATGTCTCGTGGAACGCGATAAACTCGGTGGAGTTTGTTTGAATTGGGGTTGTATTCCCACCAAAGCTTTATTAGAAAGTGCTCATGTTTTAGAACATTTGAAAGAAGCTTCCAAATTTGGAATCTCGGCAGACAATATCAAAGTCGATTTTGAAGCCGTGATCAAACGCTCTCGGTCTGTGGCTGACCAGATGGCAAAAGGTGTTGAGTTTCTCATGAAAAAAAACAAGGTCACTGTGGTGAATGAGGATGCTAGTTTTGCAAATGCCAAAAGCATCACTGTGAAATCAACCACAGGTGAAACCTCATCCCTTACCGCAGATTATTTTATACTGGCAGTGGGTGCCAAAAACAAAGCCCTTCCGTTTTTGCCATTTGACGGCAAACGTGTGTTATCGGCAAGGGAAGCCATGGTGGAACCAAAGATAATTCCCAATTTAGCCATCATCGGTGCTGGTGCCATCGGTGTGGAGTTTGCTGATTTTTATGCGAGTATGGGATCCAAAGTCACCATCATAGAATACCAAGACCACCTCCTTCCCAATGAAGACAAAGAAATCTCTGGAGTACTCGAGCGTAGTTTTAAAAAACGAGGGATTGAGCAGTATTTGAGTTACGGAGTGGAGACAGCAAATGTCTCTGAAAATGGCGTTGAACTCACGTTACTCGACAGAAATTCTGCAAAAAAAGAAAAACTAAACTTCGATAAGGTGATTGTGGGTGTTGGGATCTCACCGAATACCTCAGGGATAGGCCTTGAAGAAATCGGAATTAAGTTAAAAAATGGATTTGTGGAATTTGTAGGTAACTACCGTTCTACGGTTGACCATATTTATGCGATCGGTGATTGTATCCCAACTCCTTCCCTTGCGCATGTAGCAAGTGCTGAAGGGATTCGTGCGGCTGAAGACATCTCCATTCGTATGGGTAATCCGCACCACATCCAAATCCAACGATTGAATTATGCCTATATCCCTGGTTGTACGTACTGCCACCCAGAAGTGGCAAGCGTGGGTCTTAGTGAAGACAAAGCAAAAGCCATGGGCCACGAAATCAAAGTAGGAAAATTTCCTTTCACAGCGAGTGGACGAGCCCAAGCCCAAGGGGATACAACGGGGATGGTCAAAATTGTTTCTGATGCCAAACATGGCGAAATTTTAGGGGCACATATCATAGGTCCTGGTGCCACAGAACTCATCGCAGAACTAACACTAGGTGCCAATATGGAAATTACCGTTCGGGAACTTGCCAATACCATCCATGCCCATCCGACTCTTTCAGAAGGGATTATGGAAGGTGCCGCGGCAGTGTTTGGTGAGGCGGTGAATATTTAG
- a CDS encoding class I SAM-dependent methyltransferase, translating to MKLYSELAEYYFTIEEPSRKFSEEILFLRETFKRHKIYTILDIGCGTGEHIKELQGMGFKPHGVDGSPRMLEIAKARFPHCSFELGKMENYVAKQPVDAVICLYGTFNYLVNDDLVQNFLRNCHKNLKQAGLLVLEIWNADPIHRIKRKPITTVSNVRQGTTSIRRNRGFRLTRADDIAIVEVNYVYNLNQKDLKDKHTMRVFHFPQVRNFLDENKFDILNVYSNYDGEKYIKTGARMLIVAKKRS from the coding sequence ATGAAACTCTATTCCGAATTAGCAGAATACTATTTTACCATCGAAGAACCCAGCCGAAAGTTTTCGGAAGAAATTCTGTTTCTTAGAGAAACATTCAAGCGACATAAAATCTACACCATTCTCGACATTGGGTGTGGTACGGGCGAACACATCAAAGAACTGCAAGGGATGGGATTCAAACCTCATGGAGTGGATGGTTCACCACGGATGCTCGAGATTGCAAAAGCCAGATTCCCTCATTGTAGTTTTGAACTCGGGAAAATGGAAAACTACGTCGCCAAACAACCGGTAGATGCTGTGATTTGTTTGTACGGAACTTTTAATTACCTCGTAAATGATGATTTGGTTCAAAATTTCCTACGCAATTGTCATAAAAACTTAAAACAAGCAGGCCTTCTTGTTTTGGAAATTTGGAATGCTGATCCCATTCATCGTATCAAACGTAAACCCATCACCACTGTGAGTAATGTGAGACAAGGGACAACGTCCATTCGAAGGAACCGCGGGTTTCGGTTAACAAGAGCAGATGATATCGCCATTGTCGAAGTGAATTATGTTTATAATTTGAACCAAAAGGATTTAAAAGACAAACATACCATGCGGGTGTTTCATTTCCCACAAGTCAGGAATTTCTTAGACGAAAACAAGTTTGATATCTTAAACGTGTATAGCAATTACGACGGAGAAAAGTACATCAAAACGGGCGCAAGGATGCTCATCGTCGCCAAAAAGAGGTCTTGA
- a CDS encoding chemotaxis protein CheX, whose product MDPLIDEKFILTVSQVLPEHFYKTLLVFAEREAYGPSKNEGLCFENCTLVEFVGDINGKLYLALDGYTKLKLLPKIAKAFQIDPTSRAHSSSIMMEFANQIAGKLITEMRLGRYEIDILPPENLNHKLVPISLEHFRQYILIFNLKDRRGDEYMGRLYLILLLEKFPTPKN is encoded by the coding sequence ATGGATCCACTGATAGATGAAAAATTTATCCTGACGGTTTCACAAGTATTACCGGAACATTTTTACAAAACTTTACTTGTGTTTGCTGAAAGAGAAGCATATGGTCCTTCAAAAAACGAAGGACTGTGTTTTGAAAATTGTACGCTTGTCGAATTTGTAGGTGATATCAATGGAAAACTTTATTTAGCACTCGATGGGTATACCAAACTCAAACTTTTGCCAAAAATTGCAAAGGCCTTTCAAATTGATCCAACTTCCAGAGCCCATTCTTCCTCTATTATGATGGAATTTGCCAACCAAATCGCAGGTAAATTGATTACAGAAATGAGACTAGGCCGTTACGAAATTGATATCTTACCTCCCGAAAATTTAAACCACAAACTAGTTCCCATATCACTTGAACACTTTCGTCAATACATTCTAATCTTTAACTTAAAAGACCGACGTGGGGATGAATATATGGGAAGGTTGTATCTGATTTTATTGTTGGAAAAATTCCCCACTCCCAAAAACTAA
- a CDS encoding alpha/beta hydrolase family protein translates to MKPYVLAIPLILSYAGLKQKKPLGRKEFILSGTGRRSFLFYPKDVDPTSLPGVYIQHGMSAMGIDDQRIIDLAENIASTGHSVIVPELPEVKGLKIEEQTISNIQDLIYEIYTNKQLFNGNDLGYLSASFSAGMGIIAASRSNVRDQIKSSMLIGGYCNFFEAVPFVFSHYEVDPYAVYVILYNMLHRFEPNLAEELAKVYYEAALDNGLKRIGQDAKRDNLLKATSSRAQEFFHQVGNDREFRIFLATRVLETVPEKMPENLSPFYRLESLRGKVALLHGQSDPVISPVESEKLAELFQRKGIPHVHRTSTALTHGDSLPLHSQIFGVPALLQTFGSFLHWLDE, encoded by the coding sequence ATGAAACCTTATGTTTTAGCAATCCCTCTCATCTTGAGTTATGCAGGACTAAAACAAAAAAAACCACTCGGGCGTAAGGAATTCATTCTTTCTGGCACTGGCCGTCGTAGTTTTCTTTTTTATCCTAAAGATGTCGATCCTACCTCACTACCTGGTGTTTACATCCAACATGGGATGAGTGCCATGGGCATCGATGACCAAAGGATCATCGACCTAGCAGAAAACATAGCAAGCACAGGGCACAGTGTGATCGTACCCGAACTTCCCGAAGTAAAGGGATTAAAAATTGAAGAACAAACAATTTCCAACATCCAAGATTTGATCTATGAAATTTATACAAACAAACAGTTGTTTAATGGAAATGACTTAGGATATTTATCGGCAAGTTTTTCTGCGGGAATGGGAATCATTGCGGCTTCCCGATCCAATGTACGGGATCAAATCAAATCAAGTATGCTCATTGGTGGCTATTGTAATTTTTTTGAAGCAGTTCCGTTTGTTTTTTCACACTACGAAGTAGATCCCTATGCCGTGTATGTGATTTTATACAATATGCTGCATCGTTTTGAACCCAATTTGGCAGAAGAACTGGCGAAAGTATATTACGAAGCAGCACTTGACAATGGTCTCAAACGAATCGGCCAAGATGCCAAAAGGGACAACCTTCTCAAGGCAACGAGTTCGCGAGCCCAGGAATTTTTCCACCAGGTAGGAAATGACCGAGAGTTTCGTATCTTTTTAGCAACACGAGTCCTTGAGACTGTACCCGAAAAAATGCCTGAAAACCTATCCCCTTTTTACCGGCTCGAAAGTTTACGCGGGAAGGTGGCTCTCCTCCACGGTCAGTCAGACCCAGTCATTTCCCCAGTGGAATCTGAAAAATTAGCGGAATTATTCCAAAGAAAAGGGATCCCTCATGTTCACAGAACCTCCACCGCCCTCACCCATGGAGACAGCCTTCCCCTTCACTCTCAAATTTTCGGAGTTCCGGCACTCCTGCAAACGTTTGGGAGTTTTCTACACTGGCTAGACGAGTAA
- a CDS encoding FapA family protein, with protein MEVKNAPEFNPERGLKIQISEDRLTATLVVKPVWLLGGSMSNILIYEALDNASIHRDRILMKDVDQAAVEIDKILKDPIKVKEDASFVVGKGIPAKQGESGWIKFYFPRAQRVVLKEDGSADFRNINKYVHVKEGEKLATLFEGIAGEQGTDVLGNPIYPNPIDRPRLTLGKNVLPKTIDDPEKPGRQLKEYFATLSGVVFSTDTSLTVSPELNIESNIGLGTGNINFEGTIRVKGTIEEGAVVNCQGSLYLDGNVESSDVIVGEDLEVKGGVKAKGKGVIRIKGDLRAKFVENANLEIDGDCIVENFILGSRILCLGNIILTGESSSIIGSDLISYQGITVSSLGSSAQLDTVVEVGFHYKNDRLLTEGSVRLSDMEKELEALVPEIQKIKEVVQRSRGKIDDARKEKFKEIFDAYQKKNKTVELLKSKIEELKGARYNQDNVKVVVRNTAHPGAVIKYRRQVEKITKAQSAFVMNFFPNQEKAMLTAFKGK; from the coding sequence ATGGAAGTAAAAAATGCACCGGAGTTCAATCCGGAACGGGGACTCAAGATCCAAATCTCCGAGGATCGTTTGACAGCAACGCTTGTGGTAAAACCAGTTTGGCTGTTAGGTGGTTCTATGAGCAATATCCTCATTTATGAGGCACTTGATAATGCTTCCATTCATAGAGACCGCATTTTAATGAAAGATGTGGATCAAGCCGCGGTAGAAATTGATAAAATTCTCAAGGATCCAATTAAAGTCAAAGAAGACGCTTCCTTTGTAGTAGGAAAAGGGATTCCCGCCAAACAAGGGGAAAGTGGTTGGATCAAGTTTTATTTTCCAAGAGCCCAACGAGTTGTTTTAAAAGAAGATGGCTCCGCTGATTTTCGTAATATCAATAAATATGTCCATGTCAAAGAAGGGGAAAAACTAGCGACTCTCTTTGAAGGGATTGCTGGCGAACAAGGAACTGACGTTTTAGGAAATCCAATCTACCCAAATCCGATCGATAGACCAAGACTGACACTTGGAAAGAATGTTTTACCCAAAACAATCGATGATCCAGAAAAACCAGGAAGACAACTAAAAGAATACTTTGCTACGCTGAGCGGTGTTGTTTTTTCCACTGATACGTCCCTCACCGTTTCTCCCGAACTCAATATTGAAAGTAATATAGGTCTTGGAACTGGTAATATCAATTTTGAAGGTACCATCCGAGTGAAAGGTACCATCGAAGAAGGTGCGGTTGTCAATTGCCAAGGATCTCTCTATCTAGATGGAAACGTAGAATCTTCCGATGTGATAGTAGGTGAAGATTTAGAGGTGAAAGGTGGAGTCAAAGCTAAGGGAAAAGGTGTCATTCGCATCAAAGGAGATCTCAGGGCAAAATTTGTAGAGAATGCAAACCTGGAAATTGATGGTGATTGTATCGTTGAAAACTTTATCTTGGGCAGTCGAATCCTCTGTTTAGGAAATATCATCTTAACAGGCGAGTCATCTTCCATCATTGGAAGTGATCTTATTTCTTATCAAGGGATCACAGTTTCCTCCCTCGGTTCGTCAGCACAATTGGATACCGTTGTGGAAGTAGGATTCCATTACAAAAATGATCGTCTTCTTACGGAAGGAAGTGTTCGCCTCTCTGACATGGAAAAAGAATTGGAAGCACTAGTTCCAGAAATCCAAAAGATCAAAGAAGTGGTACAACGCTCTCGTGGTAAAATTGATGACGCAAGAAAAGAAAAGTTCAAAGAGATCTTTGATGCGTATCAGAAAAAAAACAAAACCGTTGAATTATTAAAGTCAAAGATTGAAGAACTGAAAGGAGCACGCTACAACCAAGACAATGTGAAAGTGGTTGTTCGAAATACAGCTCACCCTGGTGCTGTGATTAAGTACCGAAGACAAGTGGAAAAAATCACAAAAGCCCAATCAGCGTTCGTCATGAACTTTTTTCCAAACCAAGAAAAAGCGATGCTCACCGCCTTCAAAGGCAAATAA
- the msrA gene encoding peptide-methionine (S)-S-oxide reductase MsrA, translating to MTEKAILGGGCFWCTEAVYLRISGVISVVSGYAGGEKPNPSYKEICTGTTGHAEVIQIEYDPEILSYSKILEIFWVAHDPTTLNRQGNDVGTQYRSVIFYLDEKQKELAVESKRKHAYLFPNPIVTEIMPAPTFYPAEDYHQNYFNLNPQNPYCHYVIFPKLKKLGLKLN from the coding sequence ATGACGGAAAAGGCAATTTTAGGTGGTGGGTGTTTTTGGTGTACGGAAGCTGTTTACCTACGTATCTCTGGAGTAATTTCCGTTGTTTCTGGTTATGCGGGTGGTGAAAAACCAAACCCTAGTTATAAAGAAATTTGCACAGGAACCACGGGTCATGCCGAAGTGATCCAAATAGAGTATGATCCTGAAATTTTGTCTTACTCTAAAATTCTTGAGATCTTTTGGGTCGCCCATGATCCCACCACACTCAATAGGCAAGGCAATGATGTCGGCACACAATACCGATCTGTTATCTTTTATTTAGATGAAAAACAAAAGGAACTCGCAGTTGAATCCAAACGTAAACATGCGTATTTATTTCCAAATCCAATTGTAACGGAAATTATGCCCGCTCCAACGTTTTATCCTGCAGAAGATTACCATCAAAATTATTTTAACTTAAATCCACAAAATCCCTATTGCCATTATGTGATTTTCCCCAAATTGAAAAAATTGGGACTCAAGTTGAACTAA
- the mtnA gene encoding S-methyl-5-thioribose-1-phosphate isomerase — protein MSQPEFLPIQWKSTFLSLLDQRALPGKKEFLKIDTVEDTILAIREMAVRGAPAIAITGIFGLTLGAKDRKGNVNPNEVDLLIKQVFESRPTAVNLSFALGEAKKRVQGETSWESIAKIWESYALEMMVEDLRANQTLGKNGADLFPKDQEEFHIITHCNTGALATAGHGTALGVIRSLRDLGKKVVVYADETRPFLQGSRLTAFEMMEEGIECYIITDGMSGWLMNHKKIDAVLVGCDRVAANGDTANKIGTYNLAIVAHEHKVPFYVCATRDSFDLNLKTGDEIPIEMRKESEVTQFDFLKNPQGGYLLPEGKTSPIGARALNPSFDITKAKFIKNFITEMGCFVAGEIPSRLKTV, from the coding sequence ATGTCCCAACCGGAATTTTTACCCATCCAGTGGAAATCCACGTTTCTCTCCCTTCTCGACCAAAGGGCCTTACCAGGAAAAAAAGAATTTTTGAAAATCGATACAGTGGAAGATACGATTCTCGCAATTCGTGAAATGGCTGTTAGGGGAGCTCCCGCCATTGCTATCACAGGAATTTTTGGACTCACATTGGGTGCTAAAGATAGGAAGGGAAACGTAAATCCAAACGAAGTGGATTTGCTCATCAAACAGGTGTTTGAGTCTAGACCAACCGCCGTAAACTTAAGTTTTGCCCTTGGAGAAGCTAAAAAGCGAGTACAAGGTGAAACGAGTTGGGAGTCCATTGCTAAAATTTGGGAATCCTATGCTCTTGAAATGATGGTTGAGGACTTACGCGCCAATCAAACTCTCGGAAAAAATGGGGCAGATCTTTTTCCAAAAGACCAAGAAGAGTTTCATATCATCACTCATTGTAACACGGGGGCACTTGCCACTGCGGGACATGGAACAGCTCTTGGTGTGATCCGAAGTTTGCGTGATCTCGGAAAAAAGGTGGTTGTGTATGCTGATGAAACACGTCCCTTTTTACAAGGATCCAGGCTCACTGCCTTTGAAATGATGGAAGAGGGGATTGAGTGTTACATCATCACAGATGGGATGTCTGGATGGCTTATGAATCATAAAAAAATCGATGCAGTCCTTGTGGGATGTGATCGTGTTGCGGCGAACGGCGATACTGCCAATAAAATTGGAACGTACAATTTGGCCATTGTGGCACATGAACACAAGGTTCCTTTTTACGTTTGTGCAACTAGGGACAGCTTTGATCTCAATTTGAAGACGGGAGACGAAATTCCCATTGAAATGAGAAAAGAATCGGAAGTGACGCAGTTTGATTTTTTGAAAAATCCCCAAGGAGGCTATTTATTGCCTGAGGGAAAAACCTCCCCCATCGGTGCAAGAGCATTAAATCCTTCTTTTGACATCACGAAAGCAAAATTTATCAAAAACTTTATCACAGAAATGGGATGTTTTGTAGCTGGAGAGATTCCTAGTCGTCTAAAGACTGTATGA
- a CDS encoding CHAT domain-containing protein — MLSLIIDRVGNVNIFNVLEDNLPVEESHIQSTLDDDLILEYLSEVERLVHVSQSVLSKPNQILNVDILQDLKVLGETFYQQFFPISIIEKLKNTNKQSIHFNIDPTLALVPWELLHDGNSFLSDKFRIGKTIRGGLHKSTHQENRKIKMLIIADPTEDLPHAQKEGEVLFSVLSQKVPNHLLELEFIGGKQVTKLKLLSLIKDKHIIHYSGHLHFSDDSLENGWLLSDGKVLKAREIKSTGIDTDLVFSNSCMSAKSAGKKLNTNILNQYAGAFLTAGIKTFVGTNWEILDNEKTIDFTVRFYTYLFSDKSVGESLFLSKEFARRNYHANDLTWANYSLYGNPDFSMFAKEKRNFHSAKILNPTAVLEFYPTPIALAYSRCTNLNKSKTVDKKNLLNLIRLFESISQVVGMIVFSDHSAHAMNKSIPNNLDDAVTLRKWWELVYSCVWDFQKLKITSIFESALPVLHEQKETIFKILGWMETWEQGDINTEELESYQIILQFFIENMLLEFSELERISILLVSENNNPHFYFKGIKPSYLYPASHGTRDKLVEQLSYQKGNLVMLHESRKMVIPFQTYFKEKKETGELELVFNGLIPFVLGAKQN, encoded by the coding sequence ATGCTCTCCCTTATCATCGACCGAGTTGGAAATGTAAATATCTTCAATGTTTTGGAGGATAACCTCCCTGTTGAAGAATCCCACATACAATCTACGTTAGATGATGACTTAATTTTGGAATACTTGAGTGAAGTGGAACGATTGGTTCACGTCTCTCAGTCAGTCCTATCTAAACCAAACCAAATCTTAAATGTTGATATCTTGCAGGACTTGAAAGTATTAGGGGAAACCTTTTACCAACAGTTTTTTCCTATTTCCATCATTGAAAAATTAAAAAATACAAACAAACAAAGTATTCACTTTAATATTGATCCTACGTTAGCACTTGTTCCTTGGGAATTGTTACATGATGGAAATAGTTTTTTATCGGACAAGTTTCGCATTGGGAAAACCATCCGAGGTGGGCTTCATAAGTCCACTCACCAAGAAAATCGTAAAATCAAAATGCTCATCATCGCCGATCCAACAGAAGATCTGCCACATGCCCAAAAAGAAGGGGAAGTCCTTTTTTCTGTTCTGAGCCAAAAAGTTCCGAACCATCTTCTAGAACTAGAATTCATTGGTGGAAAACAAGTCACCAAACTTAAGTTACTCTCTTTGATTAAGGACAAACATATCATTCATTATTCAGGGCATTTGCATTTCTCCGATGATTCTTTAGAGAATGGTTGGTTATTATCTGATGGAAAAGTATTAAAAGCAAGAGAAATCAAATCTACCGGTATAGATACGGATTTAGTCTTTTCTAACTCGTGTATGTCGGCAAAATCTGCGGGCAAAAAATTAAATACTAATATCCTCAATCAATACGCGGGAGCGTTTTTAACAGCGGGGATCAAAACCTTTGTTGGTACAAACTGGGAAATCCTCGATAACGAAAAAACAATCGACTTTACAGTTCGGTTTTATACGTATTTGTTCTCTGATAAGTCGGTTGGAGAGTCACTTTTTTTATCCAAAGAATTTGCACGTAGAAATTATCATGCGAATGATTTAACATGGGCAAACTATTCATTATATGGGAACCCTGACTTCTCAATGTTTGCAAAAGAGAAAAGAAATTTTCATTCTGCAAAAATTTTAAACCCAACGGCTGTTTTGGAATTTTATCCTACACCTATTGCCCTTGCGTATTCTAGATGTACCAACTTAAATAAATCTAAAACTGTTGATAAAAAAAATCTCCTGAATCTGATTCGTCTGTTTGAATCGATTAGTCAAGTGGTTGGGATGATTGTCTTTAGTGATCATTCCGCTCATGCGATGAACAAATCCATTCCCAATAATTTAGATGACGCTGTGACACTCAGAAAGTGGTGGGAACTTGTTTACAGTTGTGTTTGGGATTTTCAAAAATTAAAAATCACGAGTATATTTGAATCGGCACTTCCCGTTTTGCATGAACAGAAAGAAACCATATTTAAAATATTGGGTTGGATGGAAACTTGGGAACAAGGGGACATCAATACGGAAGAATTAGAATCGTATCAGATCATATTACAGTTTTTCATTGAAAACATGTTACTTGAATTTTCTGAATTGGAACGGATTAGCATTCTGCTTGTATCCGAAAACAACAACCCGCATTTTTATTTTAAAGGAATTAAACCTTCTTACTTATACCCTGCCTCTCACGGGACTCGAGACAAACTAGTAGAACAACTTTCGTATCAAAAGGGCAACTTGGTAATGTTACACGAGAGTCGAAAGATGGTAATTCCGTTCCAAACTTATTTCAAAGAAAAAAAAGAAACTGGAGAATTGGAACTTGTATTTAATGGTCTCATTCCATTTGTCTTAGGAGCAAAGCAGAATTGA
- a CDS encoding sigma-70 family RNA polymerase sigma factor, with translation MNQTSYSTEEILELVKECGSGDEKALQKFFDHYSQDIYNFPIRVFHLTEDDASDYYIYAFERLKSGKRFRSFVGKSSFKTWFFSVLRNLLIDWQRTKREVKTQTISKVNQEGKEYSTIEDEPDKRADALATALDVSDQFQSVLSTIKLENRIVFKLSFIYYLHLDPEELGFIAEKTQRPEAEIRTEVLKLREDLSSREEENLKMEDKITSLYLNILDLKEQKKQKAQGDSVEAQYYKERLDHALAKKYEQRKKLIEKKQKGHFLVRTPYREIARILGISEGGVSVTLLRVLEKMQKKMHSIAGES, from the coding sequence ATGAATCAGACTTCTTATTCGACAGAGGAAATTTTAGAACTCGTCAAGGAATGTGGATCTGGAGACGAAAAGGCTCTGCAAAAGTTCTTTGATCATTATTCGCAAGATATTTATAATTTCCCGATTCGTGTGTTCCATTTAACAGAAGATGATGCATCGGATTACTACATTTATGCCTTTGAACGATTAAAATCTGGCAAACGCTTCAGAAGTTTTGTGGGAAAATCTAGTTTCAAAACATGGTTTTTCTCCGTATTACGCAATCTCCTCATCGATTGGCAGCGCACCAAACGCGAAGTCAAAACCCAAACCATTTCCAAAGTTAACCAAGAAGGAAAGGAATACAGCACCATTGAAGACGAACCCGATAAACGAGCGGACGCACTTGCGACCGCCTTGGACGTTTCCGATCAGTTCCAATCCGTACTCTCCACAATCAAATTGGAGAATCGAATCGTTTTCAAACTGTCTTTTATTTACTACCTCCATCTGGATCCAGAGGAATTGGGATTCATTGCGGAGAAGACACAACGTCCCGAAGCAGAGATTCGCACCGAAGTTTTGAAACTGCGAGAAGACTTGTCCAGCAGAGAAGAGGAAAATCTAAAGATGGAAGACAAAATCACTTCCTTGTATTTGAATATTCTCGATTTGAAGGAACAGAAAAAACAAAAGGCCCAAGGGGATTCTGTAGAAGCACAATATTATAAAGAACGATTGGATCATGCGCTTGCGAAGAAATACGAACAAAGGAAAAAACTCATCGAGAAAAAACAAAAAGGTCATTTCCTCGTGCGAACCCCCTACCGGGAAATTGCCAGAATCTTAGGGATTTCCGAAGGTGGGGTGAGTGTTACCCTGCTCCGAGTCCTCGAAAAAATGCAAAAAAAAATGCATTCGATCGCGGGAGAGTCATGA
- a CDS encoding M23 family metallopeptidase — protein MRRIVVIFTLLASFIFAEGQKSEGKPDFVWPIQGLELSSLITSTFGESRKDHFHNGLDISSVLQPVRSMGDGFILYSRYAEDNPFEDERGSGNIVWIAHKNGYVSGYYHLGGTRNELVKNQKQVKAGDPIGISGNTGHSTGGHLHFVLGKDYGKTLLDPLGYLPAVEDTMPPQIANLFIHVGENYTNLNDGDNINVSKAFPLTVSIIDGGIKNSQRRGIKEVKYLFNGETYKKANFESLQFDGSKWKTKDGLSFDDLFFKDRYLVGVLNLKAGENSIKVQTKDFTGHESERTFSINITRISGGN, from the coding sequence ATGAGACGTATTGTTGTGATTTTCACTCTTCTGGCAAGTTTTATTTTCGCGGAAGGACAGAAGTCCGAAGGGAAACCAGATTTTGTTTGGCCGATCCAAGGATTGGAACTCTCCTCCCTCATCACAAGTACCTTTGGTGAGTCCAGAAAAGACCATTTTCACAATGGTTTGGACATATCTTCCGTATTACAACCAGTGCGTTCTATGGGCGATGGATTCATCCTTTACTCTCGTTATGCGGAGGACAATCCTTTCGAAGACGAAAGAGGCTCTGGCAATATTGTTTGGATTGCGCATAAAAATGGTTATGTGAGTGGTTATTACCACTTAGGTGGCACTCGGAATGAACTCGTTAAAAATCAAAAACAAGTCAAAGCGGGCGACCCGATCGGCATCTCAGGAAACACGGGTCACTCTACGGGAGGACACTTACATTTTGTTCTCGGGAAAGATTATGGAAAAACATTATTAGATCCTCTCGGGTATTTACCTGCTGTGGAAGACACAATGCCCCCTCAAATCGCCAATTTATTCATTCATGTCGGTGAAAATTATACGAACTTAAACGATGGAGACAATATCAATGTTTCTAAAGCATTTCCATTGACAGTGAGTATCATTGATGGTGGGATCAAAAATAGCCAGCGAAGAGGAATCAAAGAAGTAAAATATCTATTCAATGGCGAAACCTATAAAAAAGCAAATTTCGAATCCTTACAATTTGATGGGTCCAAATGGAAAACAAAAGACGGACTTAGTTTTGATGATCTATTCTTTAAAGATCGTTATTTGGTAGGAGTGCTCAATTTAAAAGCTGGGGAAAACTCAATCAAAGTCCAAACGAAAGATTTTACAGGTCACGAATCGGAAAGAACCTTTAGCATCAACATTACAAGAATTAGTGGAGGTAATTAA